From Enterobacter pseudoroggenkampii, a single genomic window includes:
- the purD gene encoding phosphoribosylamine--glycine ligase has translation MKVLVIGNGGREHALAWKAAQSPLVKTVFVAPGNAGTALEPTLQNVAIGVTDIPALLSFAQSEKIDLTIVGPEAPLVIGVVDAFRAAGLTIFGPTQGAAQLEGSKAFTKDFLARHNIPTAEYQNFTEVEPALAYLREKGAPIVIKADGLAAGKGVIVAMTLEEAEAAVQDMLAGNAFGDAGHRIVIEEFLDGEEASFIVMVDGEHVLPMATSQDHKRVGNADTGPNTGGMGAYSPAPVVTDEVHQRTMDRVIWPTVKGMAAEGNTYTGFLYAGLMIDKQGNPKVIEFNCRFGDPETQPIMLRMKSDLVDLCLAACEGKLDEKTSEWDERASLGVVIAAGGYPGNYNTGDEIHGLPLEEIDGAKVFHAGTKLAEDDRVLTNGGRVLCATALGHTVAEAQKRAYALMADIHWNGSFSRQDIGYRAIAREQGE, from the coding sequence ATGAAAGTATTAGTAATTGGTAACGGCGGACGCGAGCACGCGCTGGCGTGGAAAGCGGCGCAGTCTCCGCTGGTGAAAACGGTCTTCGTGGCGCCGGGTAACGCCGGTACCGCACTGGAGCCGACTCTACAGAACGTTGCCATTGGCGTAACCGACATTCCGGCGCTGCTGAGCTTTGCCCAGAGCGAGAAAATCGACCTGACCATCGTCGGCCCGGAAGCGCCGCTGGTGATTGGCGTCGTTGACGCGTTCCGCGCGGCGGGCCTGACAATCTTCGGGCCAACACAAGGGGCCGCGCAGCTGGAAGGCTCCAAAGCCTTCACCAAAGATTTCCTCGCGCGTCATAACATCCCGACGGCGGAATATCAGAATTTCACTGAAGTGGAGCCTGCTCTGGCCTACTTACGTGAGAAGGGCGCGCCGATTGTTATCAAGGCCGACGGTCTGGCCGCCGGTAAAGGCGTGATCGTCGCGATGACGCTCGAAGAAGCCGAAGCCGCGGTTCAGGACATGCTGGCAGGTAACGCTTTCGGCGATGCGGGCCACCGTATCGTGATTGAAGAGTTCCTCGACGGTGAAGAAGCCAGCTTTATCGTGATGGTCGACGGCGAGCACGTTCTGCCGATGGCCACCAGCCAGGACCACAAGCGTGTAGGCAATGCCGATACCGGCCCGAATACCGGCGGAATGGGCGCCTACTCCCCTGCTCCGGTCGTGACTGACGAAGTTCATCAACGCACCATGGATCGCGTCATCTGGCCAACCGTGAAAGGGATGGCGGCGGAAGGTAACACCTACACCGGTTTCCTCTACGCGGGCCTGATGATCGACAAGCAGGGTAACCCTAAGGTTATCGAATTCAACTGCCGCTTTGGCGATCCGGAAACTCAGCCCATCATGCTGCGCATGAAATCCGATCTGGTGGATCTGTGTCTGGCAGCCTGCGAAGGTAAGCTGGACGAGAAAACGTCAGAGTGGGACGAGCGTGCATCTCTGGGTGTGGTGATTGCTGCGGGTGGTTATCCGGGTAATTACAACACCGGGGATGAGATCCACGGTCTGCCGCTGGAAGAGATTGACGGTGCGAAGGTGTTCCATGCCGGTACGAAGCTGGCTGAAGACGATCGCGTTCTGACCAACGGCGGACGCGTGCTGTGTGCGACCGCGCTGGGTCATACCGTG